From the Senegalimassilia faecalis genome, one window contains:
- a CDS encoding ABC transporter permease translates to MSPRRGRGLSGKAAARALVALQALCVLGPVAIIVVWAFTASWPWPSLLPETLSARGVEELFGPAQRLTDVLGTSVGIALATAVLTTTVAALAGRALSRYRFAGREVFRFAVLTPFLIPATVFAMGVQVAFIRAGLAGTVAGVVVSHVIVALPYASLIMVDAMEAAGSRLEEQARLCGAGSARTWATVILPVLAPSLLSAASMSYILSFSQYFITLLVGAGKVKTLALVMFPYLAGGDRTIASAYGVVFLAATLIVFLLFEVLLRKQASREIDYFNG, encoded by the coding sequence ATGAGCCCGCGGCGCGGCAGGGGCCTATCGGGGAAGGCGGCGGCGCGGGCGCTCGTGGCCCTGCAGGCGCTCTGCGTCCTGGGGCCCGTGGCGATCATCGTCGTCTGGGCGTTCACGGCCTCGTGGCCCTGGCCCTCGCTTCTCCCCGAGACGCTCTCTGCCCGCGGCGTGGAGGAGCTGTTCGGTCCCGCCCAGCGCCTGACCGACGTGCTCGGCACCTCGGTGGGCATCGCGCTTGCCACGGCGGTGCTGACCACGACGGTGGCCGCGCTCGCCGGGCGCGCCCTGTCGCGATACCGGTTCGCCGGCCGCGAGGTCTTCCGCTTCGCGGTGCTCACGCCCTTCCTCATCCCGGCCACCGTCTTCGCCATGGGCGTCCAGGTGGCCTTCATCCGGGCCGGGCTGGCCGGCACCGTTGCGGGGGTGGTCGTCTCCCATGTCATCGTGGCTCTGCCCTACGCGTCGCTGATCATGGTCGACGCCATGGAGGCTGCCGGCTCCCGCCTCGAGGAACAGGCGCGCCTGTGCGGGGCCGGCAGCGCGCGGACGTGGGCGACGGTGATTCTGCCCGTGCTCGCCCCTTCTCTTCTGTCTGCGGCCTCGATGAGCTACATCCTGTCGTTCTCCCAGTACTTCATCACGCTGCTCGTGGGGGCGGGGAAGGTGAAGACGCTGGCGCTCGTCATGTTCCCGTACCTGGCCGGCGGCGACCGCACCATCGCGAGCGCCTACGGCGTGGTGTTCCTCGCCGCCACGCTCATCGTCTTTCTGCTGTTCGAGGTGCTGCTGCGCAAGCAGGCCTCCCGCGAAATCGACTACTTCAACGGATAG
- a CDS encoding ABC transporter ATP-binding protein, producing the protein MELSVSHINLTLGSGRKTMRPVLRDVSFTVPDGAFCSLLGESGAGKSTLLKVIAGILLQDSGSIAFDGAAVDGLPPHRRRLGFVFQDVRLFPHMTVEENVAYPLRMAGVGRRERRARAQELIERVQLAGFGPRPVQTLSGGQAQRVALARAIAAAPAALLLDEPFSGLDESLRDDMRSLLLRLHREEGVTALMVTHDANEALMMSDTIVALDGGRVTQLGAPEVLYRDPATAKIAACFGDCSVLEGAVRAERFSVGEIALPAVGVPDGPAVAVVRQGACSLGRDGEEAGKPCAGEAVVRCGVYAGAAYLARLDVAGQTLTVPTAALPGPGEAVPVFIGVEGCFVFSRPS; encoded by the coding sequence ATGGAGTTGTCCGTGAGCCATATCAACCTGACCTTGGGGTCTGGGCGCAAGACGATGCGGCCGGTGCTGCGCGATGTGTCGTTCACCGTGCCCGACGGCGCGTTCTGTTCCCTTCTGGGGGAGTCGGGGGCGGGCAAGTCCACCCTCCTCAAGGTGATCGCCGGCATCCTGCTGCAGGATTCGGGCAGCATCGCCTTCGACGGCGCGGCCGTGGACGGCCTTCCCCCTCACAGGCGCCGGCTGGGGTTCGTGTTCCAGGACGTGCGGTTGTTCCCCCATATGACGGTGGAGGAGAACGTCGCCTACCCGCTGCGCATGGCCGGGGTGGGCCGTCGCGAGCGGCGCGCCCGGGCACAAGAGCTGATCGAACGCGTGCAGCTGGCCGGCTTCGGGCCGCGCCCGGTGCAGACGCTCTCCGGCGGCCAGGCCCAGCGCGTGGCCCTGGCCCGGGCCATTGCGGCGGCACCAGCTGCCCTGCTTCTGGACGAGCCGTTCTCGGGGTTGGACGAGAGCCTGCGCGACGACATGCGCTCGCTTCTTCTGCGTCTGCACCGCGAGGAGGGCGTCACCGCGCTCATGGTGACCCACGACGCCAACGAGGCCCTCATGATGTCGGACACCATCGTGGCCCTCGATGGGGGCCGGGTGACGCAGCTCGGCGCCCCGGAGGTGCTGTACCGCGACCCCGCCACGGCCAAGATCGCCGCCTGCTTCGGCGACTGCTCAGTGCTTGAGGGCGCGGTGCGCGCGGAGCGGTTCTCCGTGGGGGAGATCGCATTGCCCGCCGTCGGCGTTCCCGACGGGCCGGCCGTGGCCGTGGTACGCCAGGGGGCCTGCTCGCTTGGTCGGGACGGGGAGGAGGCGGGGAAGCCCTGCGCGGGCGAGGCCGTCGTGCGCTGCGGCGTCTATGCCGGGGCGGCGTACCTGGCGCGGCTCGACGTGGCAGGCCAGACGCTCACGGTGCCCACGGCCGCGCTCCCCGGTCCTGGCGAGGCCGTGCCCGTCTTCATTGGCGTCGAGGGCTGCTTCGTCTTCTCTCGCCCATCATAA